The following is a genomic window from Daphnia magna isolate NIES linkage group LG4, ASM2063170v1.1, whole genome shotgun sequence.
AAAGGTACTCAACGTCCGAGAGGCAACTCATAAACAGATTATGGAGAATGCTGAGATCAataatttaatcaaaattCTCGGACTTcaatacaagaaaaaatacgAAACTATTGAAGACCTCAAAACACTTCGTTACGGACGTTTGATGATCATGACAGATCAAGATCAGGATGGATCCCATATCAAAGGCTTGctgattaattttttgcaCCACAACTGGCCATCGCTTTTGCGTTTACCGTTCTTAGAAGAATTTATCACTCCCATCGTGAAAGCCACAAAAGGAACTGGGACTTCGGCAAAAACAGAAAGCTTCTACTCGCTTCCCGAGTTTGAAGAGTGGAAGAGCAAAACGGATAACTGGCCCACCTATCGTATCAAGTACTACAAAGGGTTGGGTACTTCAACCTCCCAAGAAGCCAAAGGTTACTTTTCCGACATGCAGCGTCATCGGATTCTCTTCGAACATGACGGCGATCAGGATGATTACGCTATTCTAATGGCTTTTAGCAAGAAACACGTCGAACAGCGTAAAGAGTGGCTCACCTCTTGGATGGAAGAATGCAAACGACGCCGTGAACTAGGACTGCCCGAATTGTATCTTTAcgaaaaagacacaaaaaaagtcaGCTATCGTGATTTCGTCAATAAGGAGTTAGTTTTGTTCAGCAACATGGATAATGAGCGTTCGATTCCTTCATTAATGGATGGTTTTAAACCTGGCCAACGCAAGGTTCTCTTCACTTGCATCAagagaaatgacaaaaaagaaatcaaggtTGCCCAGTTAGCTGGTTCAGTGGCGGAACACTCAGCTTACCATCACGGTGAAGCATCTTTGATGGGAACAATCATAGGTTTAGCTCAAGATTTCGTGGGATCCAACAACATAAATTTGTTGCTTCCCAACGGTCAGTTTGGTACTCGTCTACAGGTATATTTTTACTGTGATTGGTGTAGCATTGCGGTTGACTAAAATCAATTATTGTTTAGGGAGGAAAAGATGCTGCGAGCCCTCGTTACATCTTCACGTTGATGAACAAAGTTACACGAGCTATTTTTCATCCGCATGATGATCCTTTATTGAAGCACCAGATGGACGACAACCAACGCATCGAACCTGAGTATTATGTTCCCATCATTCCCATGATCTTGGTTAACGGGACTGATGGAATCGGTACCGGTTGGATGACGAAGATTCTGAATTACAATCCTCATGACATCGTGGCTAACGTCAGACGGATGTTAGATGGCGAAGAACCATTAGAAATGGATCCGTGGTTCAAGGGTAACACagtttaacgaaaaaataggtaaaaaacatttcaacgatgttttccttttcacgCCTATCAGGTTATAGAGGAACAATTGAAAGAATTGATCGGCAACGATATGTAATCAGTGGTGAAGTGGCGGTCCTCAGTCCCTCGGAAGTAGAAATTACGGAGCTTCCCCTCCGCGTTTGGACTCAAAATTACAAAGAATCCGTGATGGAAACTCTGTTACATGGTTCAGAGAAAACTCCACCGCTCATTACCGATTACAAGGAATACCACACAGATACAACTGTGCGCTTCGTTGTTTCCATGGCTGAAGACAAGATGCAACAAGCTGAAGCCGAGGGACTGCACAAGGCATTTAAACTCCAGGCAACACACTCTTTAACATCCATGGTGTTATACGACCCTAATGGCTGCCTAAAGATGTACGACTCTGTAGAAGATATCTTAAAAGAGTTCTTCACCGTGCGACTCGGCTTTTACGTCAAGAGGAAAGACTATTTGTCTGGCGTACTCCAAGCTGAATCAAAAAGACTTTCAAACCAGGCCAGATTCATCTGTGAAAAGTGTGACAATGTCTTGATTGTCGAGAACAAAAAGGTATGGAAATATCGCAAGTTTAAATTCGGTCTTATGTGTCACACGATTTCTATTTCTTCTTACTTTTCAGGCCAAAGTGTTAGTAGAGGAATTGCGCCGCAGAAACTACGATCCCGATCCAGTACGTGTTTggaaaaagaatcaaaagaaCAATGTCAACGCAGAGGAGGAAGAGGAACAAGAAGCGAACGCGGAAAACGAAGAAGGTGCTGTAAAAATCGGAGATTATGATTATTTGCTGGATATGCCCATGCGTTCTCTGACttatgaaaagaaagaagaacttCTTAAAAAGAGGGATATCAAGATGAAGGAATATGATATTCTCCTGAAGAAAACGCCGGCAGATTTGTGGCGTGAAGATCTTGATAATTTCCTAGTGCAACTACAGGATCTAGAAAATGCACAACAGGAGGAAGCGAAGGAAAACAAGAAGTCCGCTAAACTTCCTGTCGGAGCCAAAGGCAAGAAGAAGGCTTTGGCTGTCGAAGTTGCTCCTTCTCCTAAAGGTCGGCGAATTGTTCCCGTTGTTGATGCAGAATTGCGAAAAAAGGCGGAGAAGGCAACCATCgccaaagagaagaaaaaagagagagcactaaagaaagaaagccCTGAAGTTGAGCGAGATAGTTTCGATGATGCCCTGGATGAATCAAACAAGTCGTTGTCTGACAAACTGGGTCTAAGCCCGACAACCAAAGGAGGCAAAGGTAAGAAGGGAGCGAAGAATGCGGATGGTCTGAAACAGACTAAGTTGAATTTCGCATCCAACAAATCCGCAGAGAAGGACGACGACATTGATGAATTTGACATGGCACTTGAAGAAGCCAAACCACTTAGGTATTAACACTTGAATTTCTTCAAAACCATCCATTATTGAATAATTGTGTTGCATGTAGGGAGAAAACGATGCGCcgagctgctgctgctgctgctaaaTTCGTCTTAGATAGTGATGAAGAGGAAGGAGATGCTTCGGATAATGATTCCGACCTCGTAATTAGTGACTCAGACgaagattttgattttgtcaAACCGAAAACTGCCACTAAGAAAAGAGCGAAGGGGCCTCCTATCAGTTCAGATGACGACAATACTGCAGCTAAAAGGCAGAAAAAAGCAAACGCACCAAACGTGAGCTCCGATGATCTATTTGACTCTTTAGTTCGCTCCTCACCAGTTAAAACAACTGTTGAAGCTGAATCACAGTCGCCTCCAGATATCGTCATGTTAGGTTGGTTTGtaaactatttttaaaattctagaACTtcacaaatttgtttttctttcagggAGCGATGATGATGCTAAACCCAAAGGCAGGGGTCGTGGAAAAGTAGCAAAAACTGATGGGCCTGGCAAACCAAGGAAAGCGCCGGCCCCTAAAGCAGCTGCCGCCCCGAAAACAACCAAGACTGCCGCATCGAAAGCAAAGCCCAAAGCTTCTTCTCCCAAAAAGAAGGCTTCCAAGGATTCCGATTCAGACGACATGTTTGCTTCtaaaacacaaacaaagaAAGCCATTTCATCAGACGGAAATGAAGATGATAGCTTTGATTTTAAGCCACGCGCAACCACTGGGCGAGCCAAGAAACCTGTCAAGTACGCAAATCTTTCGAGTGACGAAGATATGTCTTCGTAAATCCATTTTTCCCGCCAAGAGCTAGCATTCACGTTTTGATACTCGAAACTGGTTGTTGCGCGAATCACTTCTAGCCAATAACCTCTGTATGCGCTGTATGTCATTTATAATTCAATTCCATTTGGATCACTAAAATGCAAAGTAAAATCTACCACTTGTCTGACGTTTACAATGTGGTTTGCTCGTTCCTTAAATTGTCAGTTGCCGTATGACAATAATTAATTGACAAGACTTTCAACTTCACAAAGTCTGTGTACGAAGATACAGAGATCAAGGAGAGTCCAAAGTAAATATCGTAATTTTACCCGATTACCAACACATTTGTACTGCCtgatttaattaatttttaattcaGCTGAATTTAATTCTGTATCCAAATCCATCATCCAGGTGAAACATTAATTGTCGTATTGTTCTTGTTGGAATTCGGCACCTGATTTTACAGTTTCGTGACTGCGTTAGCTCACTTCATATACAGCTCCCACGTAGATATGAAAAAGGTTGAAAATCTGCGTATGATCAAGCTTAAAAGGAAAATTTGTGTTCTATAAtatcccgatagggattctatcaaaccTCTGGGGTAGGCCTACCCAGTGATACACTCGGTTTTTGACTACTTTTtttacttaatcgaaatcagcagtCAGTTTTGATTATACTTTGTGACATGTGGTGCGACATGCAGTTTCTCAGAACATATACGGTTGCCGCGATTCAAGAGCAACTACAGCccaaccctatcgggaacttcccgAACGGAATGAGGGCCCCTAGTTTCCCTTGGCTAAGTTTGGAATGAAGAATGTATTTTCAGCTGTCGATTTGATCATCATAAAGGCTAGGGAAGACGAGACCCAATACACACTGCCCATTCTGCGTTTTTTCTAAATTGACCATGTGGCCCGTATTTTTAATATGGCGCCACCAGTTTCCGCTCTCTACCACCGCTAGTGCTGCACTGATGCAAAGCTAGGGGCATGCATGTTTGtgaaaattgaatttgaatactGGGTTTACCGCCTATATGGTTGGCTTTCCTTGAGGTTTAACACATTGAGAGTTTTACGCGGGATACTGATCTAGAAGATAAAAACACGTTACTTTTTTGCAGTAACTTGTTTAAACGCATACTAAACATTTGCCTTAAGAGAGCGTGTCATCACTTGTATGTGAGCCATTAACCCTGGTTCATTGAATCACTTCTGAACATGGATGCAGGTTCTCCCCTTCATGTCAGTATCTTTAAACAGCCTAAGCCAGGCTCTAGGAAGAGACCTTTTAGTGTTGCTAACAGCAGCATATTGACAGAATACTCAGCTGAGAACTCTGAAGATTACAACATTCTTTCCTCTTTAGGAATGAAGGATCGAGATATTTTCCAGAGCACTGAGAGCACCAATCTCTTACTGAAACATGACAGTGAAGCAATAGAAAATGTAAAAGTCTCCACAGGCTCAATTGCTGGTCATTCACCATACTTCAGTGTGAATaccaccccaaaaaaaacagtagCACAGGATATACAGGGAGACAAACCAACAGATAAAGATTTTGAACCAAAAACCCCCTCCAACCATCTCACCATTTCAAACGAGCAATTGCCTCCAATACAACTCCCCTCAGAGCCCTTCATCAAGTCAGACATtgaggaaagaaacaaaccacGAAAATTAAGACCAGTTGGGGAATTCACAGTGACTTCTTTGGATAAAGAATATCAAGAGATAATGGATTTTCTGAAGCAAGAGAGAGAGCAAGACCAACTACTCTTTCTGAAATGCTCTGAAGCCCTACGGAataaggtaaaaaaacaaacagcaaTCAAACAAATTATGTGTTAGTCCTATGACCAAATTAATTATGTTTAATTCCCTAGACTGAAAGCATCATCGAGAACTTGGAAAGTACGATTAAGGCTCGTTACCAAACTATCGATGAAAATTTGCGTTCAGTCATACATGAATTTGAGAAGGAGTGGGAGACTTGTAGAAAACTGGAAGAAGAATTTAGTACTTTGAGGAATCAGATATCTTCAATAATGAACAACATTTTGCAAGACCCTGGCTTGGAATAAGAAGGATGTTGTATCTGGTATCCGGAACAGCAAATTTTCGTTTGCGCATTTTTATAGGTTTCCGCCTCTCGCAGGTCGACCATAGATCAATAGTTTCATGTTGtccttaaaaatttttctttcacgtATACGTTTTTGGTTCTTGGAAATGTGGGAAAATCtgcagtttgttttttttgagAATGGAGAAGTTAGATAAAAATGTTCTTACTTTACTTGGCATTCTTCTTAGTTTAAATCAAAACTTTGCTGTCTTTCAAAAAGTGACATAGAGCTCTTACATTCACGAGCAAATAACCCGCCAAAGGTCTCCAACGTTGGCAGTCTTACAACGCCGAAAGCAGAAAGCTCGGCAAAATTCAAGCACGAGGAAAGCGTCAGTGTTGTGGAGCAGGAGCCACCAATTAGAAAGCTACCTAAAATACAAGAGCCCGCAGCTGGATCTTTGATGGGAGATTTCTCTGCAATTTACATCAagttttaaatcaaaatttttaccttttctatATTTCccttaattttatttaatatatAATTATCACTTTTATTAGCTGTTCTGAAGGCCAGTGAGTGCGAACATCAAGGATGGTGTAAAATGCACGTACGTTAGATCCTTTTGCTCAACTACTGCGGTCATTCAGTGCACGTCTGGTTTTGTTTACTTGACTGACGTCATACTCTTTGGGATCAGTAGTACCTCTTGTTAccattgttttatttgctttCAAAGTTTTGTTGGTGTCAGATGACTACTATGAGCTAGCTGgtcgaatttcttttttttcgtttattgtGCAATAAgtttagattttttctttcttttcaagacGATGAGTAGAACAAATATTCTAATTTTTTCTCTAGGAACTATGAAAACTGGTTTTTATACGTCTTTGGTAAAGCCTTAATTAACTGTTACTGCTATATTGCTATGACTTAGCAAAGGTTACATCGTTTTCACTTAGTACTTCGTAAAGACAACCAAACTTTAATGctttattttcatttaccCACTCGCCGTTTTCACGCTCCCGCTCGGCTCCATTCATCCGTTACAAAATGTAATTATACTAATTTACCTATACTATTATTCAGGTAGTTGACCTGGTTTTTCGTGACGAATAAACCAGTTGTATGGGTAATTTTGGAAAGTCCTTGCGCGCCATCTAATATCTTAAACTAAATCCAAGTTAATCCAAGTTGCCCAAATAACTTTGGGGCAATAGGAAACCTCGGAAATCTACGTACAACGATTGTTTACTTTGTCAAGTGTATTTTCATGGGAAATACACTTTCTCGTTTAGCTTCTAGATGTAAAATCCAACACAATTTGATGTCAAAAGTACAAAGCGGAAGCGAATTTCTAGTCAAACATAAAATAATTCTTTGTTGAATTTTATGCACATAATGTCTACAAGGAATTCGACATAAATACGACCTTGGTGGCTGGAGGCGTTCCTTGGCAGAAGAGCTGAAAAGAGCGTTGACTACCACCTGGTGTAACAACCTACCTGCTCTATCGGCCATTTGGGAAAAAACAGTCTAAAACTATTGACGTTCAAGAGCAGCTTTCTACAAATTTAACGTCAAAACTGTTTGCCTTCATGAACCCCATAATATAAACACAATTTTTcacttattttttgttgtgttaaGAAAAGTTACTGTGACATTTTGAGAAAATGCAACATGATTTCTGCGAGTGATTTCAACGACAGAGGCTAACGCTATCTCCTGTTGTTTTAACATTTAACTACTTATGGTTACCTTGCCAATCATTCCTTAAAATGTGATGAAAGTTTTCTGCAACTTAAGtgagaattttaaaaagtttagGACTTTGTGCTTTGTGAACAATAGTTTCCTTAAATTTTACCTTAAATCCAACTACATTGGgggtttttgaaaatgttgaacTGCTTCGTCATATTCTTGCTGTGTCTAGTGGCAAACCCATTGTCTGGTCAAAAAAGTCTGTTTGAATCTGAAATTGGTGGTGATGAAAATCGAAGACTTAATATTGGAGTTAACCTGCCCCCAAAGTTTCTCCCTGGTGGAGACATGGAAGGCTTTTCACTTCCAGAAGACACAGCTGTTGGAACCATTGTAAGTGCCATATCATAACAGGTTTTCTTAAATCTAGTTTGACAAGTTAATTTCCCAAATTTTGAAATAGGTTTACCGATTGAGAGGAGAAGACCCTGAAGGATCAAGAGTTGCATACAGCATTAGTGGAGACCATTTGAGTGTTGTTAGAAATACTGGAGCTGTTACTTTAGTAAAAGCACTAGATCATGAAGCTGCTGCAGTGATAGAAGTAATCATTACTCTGACTGGTATGCACTGCCCATAATACTTTTCCATTCTGAAAATGTGCAGTTGAATTTTAAGACATAAAAATTGTCCATTTGAATCCCTTAGATGAGAAGGGTCCAACAGCTGAACCTAACATTGTCAGTATTCGGCGAGAGATCACCATCGAAGATCGCAACGATAACCCTCCAAAATTTTCAGAGCCGTCCTATTCATTTTCCGTTAATGAAACAGTTGGAGTTAACACCCAAGTTTTTAATAAAATCCTCATTTCAGATGCAGACTCTGGCAGTAATGGAGAGATTAAATTGACCTGCTTGAAACAGGTACAAACACTAACCGTTCTTTTTgccattcaaaaataaacaatttgaTCTTTCGTGCATAGAAATCACCTGAAGGATGCGAAAAGTTTGTCGTGCGAAGCCAGCGTATTGCGCCAGGCAAATATGCTGGCATTGTGTCGGCAAGAAGTGGTCTAAACTACGAGGAAAGTAGCCGTTTTACGTTAGTTCTCCAAGCTGAGGATTTAGCAAAAGAGCCTGGCTCTGCCTTAACCAGTACGGCTACGATAACGGTTGAAGTCCTCGATGTCCAAGATCAGCCACCGGTCTTTCTGAACGCACCATATCGTCCCGTAATACAAGAAAACAGCCCTGTTGGCCATCCGCTAATGAAAGTACTTGTGCGAGATGGAGACACGGGTCAGCCCCGTGATTTACAGCTTGACATCATCGATGATCCCCTAGGATATTTCCGTGTTAGCTCATTCAAAATGAATGATAATATTGGCTCTGCCACGATCGTGGCATCTGACAACCCAGTTGATCGCGAAGATCAAGTTATTCTGCGAAATGGAGGCACATATTCATTTGGGCTAAAGGTAAATATGAGATAATGGCCCTAAAAGTTAACAATTTAACAATTCATCTTTGTAATTATAGGCAACAGAGTTGGTTGGGAATAAGCCAGTGAATGATTTTACTGTAGAAAATGTCACCGTGATGATCATCGATGTCAACGATCAACCTCCAGTGTTCAATCAGGCACAATATTCAATTGGCATCCCAGAAAATCTCggtattttagttttttattcgTAAATTTCTATTGGAAACATATTATAATAAAGTACCGTCGGTTTTTAGATATTGGAGAAGCATTGCCTGGTCTCGATATGACCGTATCGGATAGTGATACTGGAGTTCATAGTCAGTTTGGGTTGGAACTGATCCCATTACGGAACGCCGATAACATCTTTGAGGTCCATCCGATGTCAGCCACAGGCCGTACACCTGTTCTTATTAAAGTTACCGGAGCGGACAAACTTGATTACGAGAATCCTGATCGGCGGGAAATGGTCGTCCAAGTTATCGCCCGAGGCGGGGGGCGTCGTCTCTCGTCAACAGCCACGCTCACGATTCTTCTAGTTGATGTCAATGATAATAATCCAATATTCGAAGAACCTTCATATAGTTTCAATGTAGGTTGATATAggctagaaaaaatattgcttaaccTAAAATAACTAGTGATTTGCATTGAGAAGGTGGTTGAGAATTCAGCACCAGGCTTGTTAATTTCAAGGCTAAGTGCTACAGATGCTGACAGTGGTGTTTACGGACAACTGCGTTACGAGCTGCGGGGGTTTGGATCCGAACACTTTTCTGTTAACGCATCTACAGGTGACCTGACGGTCGGGGTTTGCGGACTTTCAACTTGTTTAGATTATGAGGATCAAGATATCTTTACGTTGACCTTTACGGCCATTGATGGAGGAGGTAAGTTTTGGTTAACTTTGCAACacataaaattgttttttaaacaataatTTATAACAGGAAAATCAACATCCGTGCCGCTTACCATTAAAATTGATGATGTTAACGATAATCCGCCCGTTTTTGAGCAAAATCAATACCGGCGGCTTATTCAAAATCGAGCGATTGACTTTGACCCACAGTTAGTCCTAAAGGTGAAACAGAATTCATTCTTTTAAACTGTGTTCCTCTTCTTTACAATAATTTATTCTTAAAGGCTACCGACAAAGATGGCATGCGGAAAGGTCATTCTCCGCCGACGCAAGATGGCAGAATTTCCTATTCCATTATTGCAGGCAACACCGCAGACAATCTGTTTAGCATAGGTCGCGACAGTGGCATTCTAGATGTTACTCGACCTATCAATGCCACCGAGTTGGGTGAGGTTAGGTTCGTGCTTACAGTACGGGCGACTGATTCAGGTACGCCACCCCAGCATGCTGATACAGTCGTGACGATCACTGTGGGGGCTGTCGATGGAAATGATCCACCCATCTTCCAGCAGAGCCATTACCACATCAACGTTGTCGAGCGAGCAACACCAGATTCGTTCGTTATTCAATTAAATGCCACGGATCCAGATgggcaaaatgaaaatcttCGTTATCGCGTTGTTGGAGGATCTGCTGTTGATTGGTTCACTGTTGACGAAGTATCTGGAATTGTTAGGATCGCCCGGGGTGGTGCTCTCCAATGGGATCAAGAATCTCCACTCCTAACGTTAGCAGTAGCTGCAGTTGACCAGGGCCAGCCTATTGCCCAAACGGCTACTGCCACAATCACTATACAGGTAGACGTGTGTTTATTTTCATCAATATTAGATAGAAATGATTTAAATCTATATTCTGCTTTTTAAGGTTGAAGATATCAATGATAAACCACCCAATTTTGATAAGCAACTTTTTATCCATCATGTTGCCGAGGTTACGGCTGTTGGAACTCGGgtaattacaattttttgttgagCGCACTATTGTTAATTCAGATGTTTGAAATCCATTCGttatttgtatttatttattttttcccttgcAGGTTTTGGCTTTAGGGGCCAGTGATCCTGACACAAGCTCACAGTTAAGATTTCGTTTGACGGAACCATTCCAGATAAGAAACAAAGGGGGTTATTTACGCAACGAAATCGAGAGCGAATATTTTTCGTAAGTAATTTTTTATAGAAGACGTGCACTGTCCATTTTTAATCTTTTGTCCCACGAATCTGAAGAATTTCGGAAACTACCGGCATCTTGACTCTTACGAAGCCGCTTGACCATGAAAATGCTGCCGTCGTAATGTTTCGGGCTGAAGTCGAGGATATGAATGCCAGTCTAGAATTTCCGAACCAAACAGATTTTGGTGTGTTGCAGATTaagattgtttttgtttttttgtcaaGAAGATTTCTGACTCTTTAATCGTTTGTTCCCCATAGCTGAGGTTGCAATTTATGTCCAAGCCCATACTGACAACGGGCCCATTTTTTCACCACCTTGGTCTCCAGCACATCCCATCATTAGGGCGGAAGTGGTTGAAGAGCAAGACCCGGGCATTATCTTCCTCACCCTTCAAGTAGAGTATTCCGTTGCGGAAATTTTACTTCAATGTTTTATAACCTGATTTCCTTTTCGATTTAGGCACATGACCCTGTCACGGGTCTGCTAATATCTCATTTCGAGCTTGTGGATGAACAGAAGCCGATTAGTGAAGCCTTAACAAGCATACAGCCCGATTCCGGGACTTCGCTGGAATCTCTGTTCGATCAAATTCGTTTCACCAATGATACGGAATCCGTGAACAACACAGCCAAATCAATACTGGATCCTGATATTTCGTCGCTGATTGAGCTGAACAAGTTGACGGGAGAGTTGACATTTAAAAGGCGTATCGATTATGAAGAACTAGTTAACAAGGTACATGAAACGTGATTTTATTTCACATGACCTATtccatatttttgttgttgttgctataGAGCCTACAGTTCCAAGTACAAGCAATAGCTGGTGAAGCggagaataaaagaatgaGTCTAGCCACAGTCAAACTCGATATATTGGATGCCAACGACAATAGTCCACAATTTGCCGAAGAGGTACCATATTTAATTGATATTCATTAATTTCACCTGTCCTGAGtctattcttttgtttcattaaagGAGTATAAGGTGAAAATACCGGAATCTATTCATTACCCAGAAGTGTTAGTAACAGTGTCAGCTACAGATAAAGATTCCGGAAAGTTTGGTCAAATTCTTTACTTTGTCTCGGGTGACGGGGCCGATCTTTTTGTTATTGATGGTAAAACTGATTCAGTGTGAGtgaagctgaaaaaaaaacaaacgatttAATGACATTTCGTGCTGATTAGATCCTACCACTGGGGTTGTAAGAGTGGCCCCAAATGTGTCGCTGGATCGAGAGAAGCAACCTAGTTACACTTTCACCATCATTGCTGCAGATCAGCCACAAGGCAGTGAAGAGCAACAACGTTCCTCAGTTTTAGTAACCCTTTTATATCCTATTATGGTAATTTTATGCAATATTGATACGTTTTCCATTCATCTCTTGAAGGTAATGGTAGAGCTTATAGACGTGAACGACAACGCTCCTGCTTTTACCCAGTCTTCATATACTGCCGTTGTTCCGGAGAATGCTCCTCTGGACTGGAGCGTATCG
Proteins encoded in this region:
- the LOC116921487 gene encoding DNA topoisomerase 2 isoform X2, whose product is MNKATTATVAAETNGDASKTNGANKRLSVERIYQKKSQLEHILLRPDTYIGSVEPVKEVMWVYEEEAGMVQREITYVPGLYKIFDEILVNAADNKVRDSTMDMIKVDIDPVRNVISIYNNGKGIPVVEHKEEKMYVPSLIFGHLLTSSNYNDEEEKVTGGRNGYGAKLCNIFSTSFELQTASKEERKKFTQTWTNNMTKAGAPKIISYSDADFTKITFSPDLEKFKMPTLDQDTVALLSRRAFDVAASTRGVKVFLNGKRLPIKNFKDYVDLCLKGKDDDDGNQLKCVYEAVSDRWEIAVAPSDKGFQQVSFVNSIATTKGGRHVDYITEIVSKHLQEFIKKKNKSGVNIKPHQIKNHLWIFVNCLIVNPTFDSQTKENMTLQAKSFGSTCKPTEKFFTALNKSGVIEGVMQWAKFKAQTELNKNCSGKKHSKLKGIPKLEDANNAGTRYSIDCTLILTEGDSAKSLAVSGLGVVGRDKFGVFPLKGKVLNVREATHKQIMENAEINNLIKILGLQYKKKYETIEDLKTLRYGRLMIMTDQDQDGSHIKGLLINFLHHNWPSLLRLPFLEEFITPIVKATKGTGTSAKTESFYSLPEFEEWKSKTDNWPTYRIKYYKGLGTSTSQEAKGYFSDMQRHRILFEHDGDQDDYAILMAFSKKHVEQRKEWLTSWMEECKRRRELGLPELYLYEKDTKKVSYRDFVNKELVLFSNMDNERSIPSLMDGFKPGQRKVLFTCIKRNDKKEIKVAQLAGSVAEHSAYHHGEASLMGTIIGLAQDFVGSNNINLLLPNGQFGTRLQGGKDAASPRYIFTLMNKVTRAIFHPHDDPLLKHQMDDNQRIEPEYYVPIIPMILVNGTDGIGTGWMTKILNYNPHDIVANVRRMLDGEEPLEMDPWFKGYRGTIERIDRQRYVISGEVAVLSPSEVEITELPLRVWTQNYKESVMETLLHGSEKTPPLITDYKEYHTDTTVRFVVSMAEDKMQQAEAEGLHKAFKLQATHSLTSMVLYDPNGCLKMYDSVEDILKEFFTVRLGFYVKRKDYLSGVLQAESKRLSNQARFICEKCDNVLIVENKKAKVLVEELRRRNYDPDPVRVWKKNQKNNVNAEEEEEQEANAENEEGAVKIGDYDYLLDMPMRSLTYEKKEELLKKRDIKMKEYDILLKKTPADLWREDLDNFLVQLQDLENAQQEEAKENKKSAKLPVGAKGKKKALAVEVAPSPKGRRIVPVVDAELRKKAEKATIAKEKKKERALKKESPEVERDSFDDALDESNKSLSDKLGLSPTTKGGKGKKGAKNADGLKQTKLNFASNKSAEKDDDIDEFDMALEEAKPLREKTMRRAAAAAAKFVLDSDEEEGDASDNDSDLVISDSDEDFDFVKPKTATKKRAKGPPISSDDDNTAAKRQKKANAPNVSSDDLFDSLVRSSPVKTTVEAESQSPPDIVMLGSDDDAKPKGRGRGKVAKTDGPGKPRKAPAPKAAAAPKTTKTAASKAKPKASSPKKKASKDSDSDDMFASKTQTKKAISSDGNEDDSFDFKPRATTGRAKKPVKYANLSSDEDMSS
- the LOC116921487 gene encoding DNA topoisomerase 2 isoform X1; this translates as MASEGPLKSLFEKMNKATTATVAAETNGDASKTNGANKRLSVERIYQKKSQLEHILLRPDTYIGSVEPVKEVMWVYEEEAGMVQREITYVPGLYKIFDEILVNAADNKVRDSTMDMIKVDIDPVRNVISIYNNGKGIPVVEHKEEKMYVPSLIFGHLLTSSNYNDEEEKVTGGRNGYGAKLCNIFSTSFELQTASKEERKKFTQTWTNNMTKAGAPKIISYSDADFTKITFSPDLEKFKMPTLDQDTVALLSRRAFDVAASTRGVKVFLNGKRLPIKNFKDYVDLCLKGKDDDDGNQLKCVYEAVSDRWEIAVAPSDKGFQQVSFVNSIATTKGGRHVDYITEIVSKHLQEFIKKKNKSGVNIKPHQIKNHLWIFVNCLIVNPTFDSQTKENMTLQAKSFGSTCKPTEKFFTALNKSGVIEGVMQWAKFKAQTELNKNCSGKKHSKLKGIPKLEDANNAGTRYSIDCTLILTEGDSAKSLAVSGLGVVGRDKFGVFPLKGKVLNVREATHKQIMENAEINNLIKILGLQYKKKYETIEDLKTLRYGRLMIMTDQDQDGSHIKGLLINFLHHNWPSLLRLPFLEEFITPIVKATKGTGTSAKTESFYSLPEFEEWKSKTDNWPTYRIKYYKGLGTSTSQEAKGYFSDMQRHRILFEHDGDQDDYAILMAFSKKHVEQRKEWLTSWMEECKRRRELGLPELYLYEKDTKKVSYRDFVNKELVLFSNMDNERSIPSLMDGFKPGQRKVLFTCIKRNDKKEIKVAQLAGSVAEHSAYHHGEASLMGTIIGLAQDFVGSNNINLLLPNGQFGTRLQGGKDAASPRYIFTLMNKVTRAIFHPHDDPLLKHQMDDNQRIEPEYYVPIIPMILVNGTDGIGTGWMTKILNYNPHDIVANVRRMLDGEEPLEMDPWFKGYRGTIERIDRQRYVISGEVAVLSPSEVEITELPLRVWTQNYKESVMETLLHGSEKTPPLITDYKEYHTDTTVRFVVSMAEDKMQQAEAEGLHKAFKLQATHSLTSMVLYDPNGCLKMYDSVEDILKEFFTVRLGFYVKRKDYLSGVLQAESKRLSNQARFICEKCDNVLIVENKKAKVLVEELRRRNYDPDPVRVWKKNQKNNVNAEEEEEQEANAENEEGAVKIGDYDYLLDMPMRSLTYEKKEELLKKRDIKMKEYDILLKKTPADLWREDLDNFLVQLQDLENAQQEEAKENKKSAKLPVGAKGKKKALAVEVAPSPKGRRIVPVVDAELRKKAEKATIAKEKKKERALKKESPEVERDSFDDALDESNKSLSDKLGLSPTTKGGKGKKGAKNADGLKQTKLNFASNKSAEKDDDIDEFDMALEEAKPLREKTMRRAAAAAAKFVLDSDEEEGDASDNDSDLVISDSDEDFDFVKPKTATKKRAKGPPISSDDDNTAAKRQKKANAPNVSSDDLFDSLVRSSPVKTTVEAESQSPPDIVMLGSDDDAKPKGRGRGKVAKTDGPGKPRKAPAPKAAAAPKTTKTAASKAKPKASSPKKKASKDSDSDDMFASKTQTKKAISSDGNEDDSFDFKPRATTGRAKKPVKYANLSSDEDMSS